A part of Aegilops tauschii subsp. strangulata cultivar AL8/78 chromosome 2, Aet v6.0, whole genome shotgun sequence genomic DNA contains:
- the LOC109743059 gene encoding zinc finger AN1 and C2H2 domain-containing stress-associated protein 16 gives MGTPEFPDLGRHCSVGDCHQIDFLPFTCDRCDFVFCLQHRSYTSHKCPKANNKDVTVVICPLCAKGVRLNPNEDANITWESHVNTDCDPSNYQRATKKKKCPVPGCREQLTFSNTITCKDCSKEHCLKHRFGPDHKCPGPRKPEPTFPFANMLRRSQKVEPRANSSGSGSSWWSSSLLNAASSFRSSAEAGMQKLSIATSEAVQKAKDGVTPSSSGGGLVEQCVQCPARFSTVGALIEHAEKSHGNNSQPSRGKVTIDACPKCSKGFQDPVLLVEHVEREHGGTSKA, from the exons ATGGGCACGCCGGAGTTCCCTGACCTGGGGCGGCACTGCAGCGTCGGCGACTGCCACCAGATCGATTTCCTCCCCTTCACCTGCGACCGATGCGACTTC GTCTTTTGCCTTCAGCACCGAAGTTATACATCACATAAATGTCCAAAGGCTAATAACAAGGATGTCACTGTCGTCATCTGCCCATTATGTGCTAAAGGAGTTCGCCTGAATCCAAATGAAGATGCAAACATCACCTGGGAGTCTCATGTTAATACTGATTGCGATCCATCAAATTACCAGAGAGCAACAAAGAAAAAGAAATGCCCAGTTCCTGGGTGCAGAGAACAGCTGACATTTTCAAACACAATCACGTGCAAAGATTGTAGCAAAGAGCACTGCCTCAAGCACAGATTTGGTCCTGATCACAAGTGCCCGGGCCCAAGAAAACCAGAGCCTACCTTCCCCTTTGCCAACATGCTAAGAAGAAGTCAGAAAGTTGAGCCACGCGCAAACAGCAGTGGCAGTGGTTCTTCCTGGTGGAGCTCCAGCCTTTTGAATGCAGCATCAAGTTTCAGATCATCGGCAGAAGCAGGAATGCAGAAACTGAGCATTGCCACCAGCGAAGCCGTCCAGAAGGCTAAGGATGGGGTCACCCCGAGCAGCAGTGGTGGTGGCCTCGTGGAGCAATGTGTTCAGTGTCCAGCAAGGTTTTCCACTGTGGGGGCCCTAATCGAGCACGCCGAGAAATCCCATGGGAACAACTCGCAACCGAGCCGTGGCAAAGTGACGATTGATGCTTGCCCCAAATGTAGCAAGGGATTTCAAGATCCGGTGTTACTAGTGGAGCATGTTGAGAGGGAACATGGAGGAACTTCAAAAGCATAA